In one window of Paucibacter aquatile DNA:
- a CDS encoding transposase, with amino-acid sequence MRADQASARTAQLHGVSDLTASALVTAVGDMRQFKSARQFSVWVGLVPSQNSSGRKLCWRWPTRTPAFSGRC; translated from the coding sequence GTGCGTGCCGATCAGGCCTCCGCTCGTACCGCGCAGTTGCACGGTGTAAGCGATCTCACCGCTTCAGCCTTGGTGACCGCCGTCGGTGACATGCGCCAGTTCAAAAGTGCGCGCCAGTTCAGCGTCTGGGTGGGCTTGGTTCCGAGCCAGAACTCCAGTGGCAGAAAGCTCTGTTGGCGTTGGCCAACAAGAACGCCCGCATTCAGTGGGCGGTGCTGA
- a CDS encoding SDR family oxidoreductase: protein MAALMNKVAIVTGASSGIGRAAALLFAREGARVLVAARREEPLQALVEEIASAGGQAVAMAGDVSDEAVARELVARACAQFGGLDVAFNNAGILGEMAAAPDLPLSAWEATLRTNLTSAFLAAKFQLPALAARGGGSLIFTSSFVGHTVGFPGMSAYAASKSGLIGLTQCLASEWGAQGIRVNALLPGGTDTPMGRHVANTPEAMAQVQGLHALRRLAHPDEVARSALYLASDASRFTTGTALLVDGGVSIHRG from the coding sequence ATGGCGGCTTTGATGAACAAGGTGGCGATCGTCACCGGGGCGAGTTCGGGGATTGGGCGCGCGGCGGCGCTGTTGTTCGCGCGAGAAGGGGCGAGGGTGCTGGTGGCGGCGCGGCGAGAGGAGCCGCTTCAAGCCCTGGTCGAGGAGATTGCGAGCGCAGGCGGTCAGGCAGTGGCGATGGCAGGGGATGTGAGTGACGAAGCCGTGGCGCGCGAGCTGGTGGCGCGTGCGTGCGCCCAGTTCGGCGGGCTGGATGTGGCCTTCAACAATGCGGGGATTCTGGGTGAGATGGCGGCGGCGCCGGATTTGCCTCTTTCCGCTTGGGAAGCCACTTTACGGACCAATCTGACGAGCGCGTTTTTGGCGGCCAAGTTCCAACTGCCGGCGCTGGCGGCGCGTGGCGGCGGTTCGCTGATCTTCACATCGAGTTTTGTCGGCCACACCGTGGGCTTTCCAGGCATGTCGGCCTATGCGGCCAGCAAGTCAGGACTGATCGGGCTGACGCAGTGCCTGGCCAGCGAATGGGGAGCACAGGGCATTCGGGTCAACGCCTTGTTGCCGGGCGGCACGGACACGCCCATGGGCCGACATGTGGCCAACACGCCAGAGGCCATGGCCCAGGTGCAGGGCCTGCACGCGCTGCGGCGCCTGGCCCATCCGGACGAGGTGGCCCGTTCGGCGCTGTACTTGGCTTCGGACGCTTCGCGCTTCACCACGGGCACTGCTTTGCTGGTGGACGGGGGCGTGTCGATTCACCGGGGTTGA
- the gloA2 gene encoding SMU1112c/YaeR family gloxylase I-like metalloprotein — MLLRIHHVAIICSDYAVSKRFYTEVLGLRVLAEQYRAERQSYKLDLALPDGGQIELFSFPGAPARPSYPEAQGLRHLAFEVEDVHACCAALRAQGVAVEPIRLDAHTQRRFSFFADPDGLPLELYERSVREEVEPGQPSA; from the coding sequence ATGCTCTTGCGCATCCATCACGTCGCCATCATTTGCTCGGATTACGCCGTGTCCAAGCGCTTCTATACCGAAGTGCTGGGGCTGCGGGTGCTGGCCGAGCAGTACCGGGCGGAGCGACAGTCTTACAAACTCGATCTGGCGTTGCCGGATGGGGGGCAGATCGAGCTGTTCTCGTTTCCAGGCGCGCCCGCGCGGCCCTCATATCCTGAGGCGCAGGGTTTGCGCCATCTTGCGTTTGAGGTTGAGGATGTGCATGCCTGCTGCGCAGCCTTGCGGGCGCAAGGTGTGGCTGTCGAACCGATCCGTTTGGACGCCCACACGCAGCGGCGTTTCAGCTTCTTTGCGGACCCGGACGGGCTGCCTCTGGAGCTGTATGAGCGCTCGGTCCGGGAGGAAGTGGAGCCGGGCCAGCCCAGCGCCTGA